In a genomic window of Streptococcus mitis NCTC 12261:
- a CDS encoding GH92 family glycosyl hydrolase: MKPLLETIDTRFGTASKHAFSRGNTLPYTGVPFGMNYFVPQTSDQEGSWFFDPHLPIFQGIRLTHQPSPWIGDYSWLLLTPVTGQIGGDSLFYRQSSYDMDKASFQPHYLKIFSLRYQIESQLTPTCYGTSILLEQKQGKALSLYLHAADELTVEQVDKRTLALRQEGKTETNKNPLTMFTALQMNTDILAIIQEGEDWRIDLADSHAEIQLATSFISPSQALLNLPQEDFDNCKANAQADWENLLHRFDIIETGEADRTFFDHCLYRLFLFPQTFYEVDESGQAIHIDLATGTVKPGVLFSNNGFWDTFRTTFPLFALIIPEHYHRFLEGFLNSYRDTGFLPKWLAPDERGMMPGTLLDGIIADSACKDMAPDLEELLQAMLETASKADPLGINGRHGLAQYQELGYLSTDHHESVSHTLDYAYSDFCIASCAEKLGKIEIAETYKAASQNYRHLFDAETGYMRARDSQGNFRPDFSPYSWGRDYAECSAIQATLGVLHDIPGLIQLMGGKGAFSNYLLKACQEAPLFETTGYGYEIHEMSEMATAPFGQLAISNQPSFHIPYLFRYSNYPDYTALLIKTLRQKAFHPSWQAYPGDEDNGSLSAWYIWSALGFYPTCPGKPSYDLGVPLFDHLRVYLAKEDKWLDIHTEQNHSHFNFVKECRLDTTLVSTIQHQDLLKAEQLTFTLSWLPSH; the protein is encoded by the coding sequence ATGAAACCACTACTTGAAACCATCGATACCCGCTTTGGAACTGCCAGCAAGCATGCCTTTTCTCGGGGAAATACCCTGCCATACACAGGCGTGCCTTTCGGGATGAATTACTTTGTACCCCAGACCAGTGACCAGGAGGGCTCTTGGTTTTTCGATCCGCATCTGCCTATCTTTCAGGGGATTCGACTAACCCACCAGCCCAGTCCTTGGATTGGGGACTACTCTTGGCTCCTTCTGACACCTGTCACAGGGCAGATAGGTGGAGACAGCCTCTTCTATCGTCAGTCTTCCTATGATATGGATAAGGCCTCTTTCCAACCTCATTATCTGAAAATTTTCTCCCTGCGCTATCAGATTGAAAGCCAGCTCACACCGACTTGCTACGGTACTTCTATTCTTTTAGAGCAAAAACAAGGCAAAGCCCTCTCCCTCTACCTTCACGCAGCAGATGAACTGACAGTAGAACAAGTAGATAAGCGAACTCTTGCCCTGCGACAAGAAGGTAAAACTGAAACCAACAAAAATCCACTAACTATGTTCACTGCCCTGCAAATGAATACGGATATTCTTGCTATCATCCAAGAAGGCGAAGACTGGCGAATTGACTTAGCAGATAGCCATGCTGAGATTCAGCTAGCGACTTCTTTCATCTCTCCTTCTCAAGCACTGCTTAATCTACCTCAAGAAGATTTTGATAACTGTAAAGCAAATGCGCAAGCGGATTGGGAAAATCTCCTCCATCGTTTTGACATTATAGAGACAGGAGAAGCTGACCGAACCTTCTTTGACCACTGCCTTTACAGACTCTTCCTCTTTCCTCAGACTTTTTATGAGGTTGATGAATCAGGACAAGCCATCCACATAGATTTGGCTACTGGAACTGTCAAGCCTGGTGTCCTCTTCAGCAACAATGGTTTCTGGGATACCTTCCGCACCACCTTCCCCCTCTTTGCCCTTATCATACCGGAACACTACCACCGCTTTTTAGAAGGTTTCCTCAATAGCTACCGCGATACTGGTTTTCTTCCAAAATGGCTGGCTCCAGATGAACGGGGTATGATGCCAGGTACACTTTTAGACGGTATTATCGCCGATAGCGCCTGCAAGGACATGGCCCCCGACCTAGAAGAACTCCTCCAAGCCATGCTTGAAACAGCCAGCAAGGCCGACCCTCTCGGCATCAATGGTCGTCACGGACTAGCCCAATACCAAGAACTAGGCTACCTCTCTACCGATCACCACGAAAGTGTCAGTCACACCCTTGACTATGCCTATAGCGACTTTTGTATCGCCAGCTGTGCTGAAAAACTAGGGAAAATAGAAATCGCTGAAACCTACAAGGCCGCATCACAAAATTACCGCCATCTATTTGACGCTGAGACAGGTTACATGCGAGCGCGTGATAGTCAAGGCAACTTTCGCCCTGACTTCTCTCCTTATAGTTGGGGACGCGACTATGCCGAATGCTCTGCCATCCAAGCAACTTTAGGCGTCCTCCACGATATCCCAGGCTTGATCCAGCTTATGGGTGGAAAAGGAGCCTTTAGCAACTATCTTTTAAAAGCCTGTCAGGAGGCTCCCCTCTTTGAGACAACAGGCTATGGCTACGAGATTCACGAAATGAGCGAAATGGCTACTGCTCCTTTTGGGCAACTCGCCATTTCTAACCAACCTAGCTTCCACATTCCTTATCTCTTCCGCTACAGCAACTACCCTGACTACACTGCCCTTCTTATCAAGACCTTACGTCAGAAAGCCTTTCACCCAAGCTGGCAAGCCTATCCTGGCGATGAAGACAATGGTAGTCTCTCTGCCTGGTACATCTGGTCGGCTCTCGGATTCTATCCAACCTGTCCAGGCAAGCCCAGCTATGATCTCGGAGTCCCTCTCTTTGACCATCTCCGAGTCTATCTCGCTAAAGAAGATAAATGGCTAGATATTCATACTGAGCAAAACCACAGCCACTTCAACTTTGTCAAAGAATGCCGACTGGACACAACTCTAGTATCAACTATTCAACATCAAGACCTCTTAAAAGCTGAACAACTAACCTTCACCCTCAGCTGGTTACCAAGTCACTAG
- a CDS encoding alpha-L-fucosidase, with amino-acid sequence MVREIKPHGPLPSQDQLAYLGDELAAFIHFGPNTFYDQEWGTGQEDPERFNPTRLDAREWVRVLKETGFKKLILVVKHHDGFVLYPTAHTDYSVKASPWRNGEGDLLLEVSQAATEFDMDMGVYLSPWDAHSPLYHVEREADYNAYYLAQLKEILSNPAYGNEGKFAEVWMDGARGEGAQKVNYEFEKWFETIRELQGDCLIFSTEGTSIRWIGNERGYAGDPLWQKVNSDKLGTEAELDYLQHGDPSGTIFSIGEADVSIRPGWFYHEDQDSKSLEELVEIYFHSVGRGTPLLLNIPPNQAGLFDAKDIERLYEFAAYRNELYKEDLALGAKVSGSALSADFACHYLTDGLKTSSWASDAGLPIQLELDLGSPKTFDVIELREDLKLGQRIAGFYVQVEVDGVWQEFGTGFTVGYKRLLRGSLVEAQKVRVMITESQDLPVLTKISLYKTPSLSKTEVVQGLAFAEKSLAVTKGETLHFRIERSESNTPLEAKISIQPGTGVHGVAYQDEIQVIEFQVGETEKRLTLPTLYFAGDKTLDFYLNLTVGGQLLDQLQVQVS; translated from the coding sequence ATGGTAAGAGAAATAAAACCGCATGGCCCCTTGCCTAGTCAGGACCAGCTAGCGTATTTAGGGGATGAACTAGCAGCCTTTATCCATTTTGGGCCCAATACCTTTTATGACCAGGAATGGGGGACAGGTCAGGAGGATCCTGAACGATTTAATCCGACAAGGTTAGATGCGCGGGAGTGGGTTCGCGTGCTCAAGGAAACGGGTTTTAAGAAGTTGATTTTGGTGGTCAAGCACCACGATGGTTTTGTCCTTTATCCGACAGCTCACACAGATTATTCGGTCAAGGCCAGTCCTTGGAGGAATGGAGAGGGAGATTTGCTCCTTGAAGTATCCCAAGCTGCCACGGAGTTTGATATGGATATGGGGGTCTACCTATCGCCTTGGGATGCCCACAGTCCTCTCTATCATGTGGAGCGAGAAGCGGACTATAATGCCTATTATCTGGCTCAGCTAAAGGAGATTTTATCAAATCCTGCCTATGGAAATGAAGGGAAATTTGCAGAGGTATGGATGGATGGTGCTAGAGGAGAGGGCGCTCAAAAGGTCAATTATGAATTTGAGAAATGGTTTGAAACCATTCGTGAGCTACAGGGAGATTGCTTGATTTTTTCAACAGAAGGCACCAGTATCCGCTGGATTGGCAATGAACGAGGGTATGCAGGTGATCCACTGTGGCAAAAGGTGAATTCTGACAAACTAGGAACAGAAGCAGAGCTGGACTATCTTCAGCATGGAGATCCCTCAGGTACGATTTTTTCAATCGGAGAGGCAGATGTTTCCATCCGGCCAGGTTGGTTTTACCATGAGGACCAGGATTCTAAGTCTCTTGAGGAGTTGGTCGAAATCTATTTTCACTCAGTGGGGAGAGGAACCCCGCTCCTACTTAATATTCCGCCGAATCAAGCTGGGCTATTTGATGCAAAGGATATTGAACGCCTCTATGAATTTGCGGCCTATCGCAATGAGCTCTATAAAGAAGATTTGGCTCTGGGAGCTAAGGTATCTGGTTCTGCTCTTTCCGCAGACTTTGCCTGTCACTATTTGACAGATGGCCTTAAGACCAGCTCTTGGGCAAGCGATGCAGGCTTGCCAATCCAGTTAGAACTCGACTTAGGGTCACCTAAAACTTTTGATGTAATTGAGTTAAGAGAGGATTTGAAGCTAGGGCAACGAATTGCTGGTTTTTATGTGCAAGTAGAGGTGGACGGTGTCTGGCAAGAATTTGGTACAGGCTTTACAGTTGGTTATAAGCGCCTCTTGCGAGGTTCGCTAGTAGAGGCACAGAAGGTGCGCGTGATGATTACAGAGTCACAGGATTTACCTGTATTGACAAAGATTTCACTCTATAAAACTCCTAGCTTATCAAAAACAGAAGTTGTTCAGGGGCTAGCATTTGCAGAAAAAAGTCTAGCTGTGACAAAGGGAGAGACTCTTCATTTTAGGATTGAACGTAGCGAAAGTAATACTCCTTTAGAGGCTAAGATTTCGATTCAACCAGGGACAGGTGTCCATGGTGTCGCCTATCAGGACGAGATTCAAGTTATTGAGTTTCAAGTTGGCGAGACTGAAAAAAGATTGACGCTTCCAACCTTGTATTTTGCAGGAGATAAAACCTTGGATTTCTATCTGAACCTAACGGTGGGTGGTCAGCTTCTGGATCAACTTCAAGTACAAGTTTCATAA
- a CDS encoding sugar-binding domain-containing protein — translation MRREEVLRNHWFFSQEVGKEEALASDFQRENWQAIQVPHDWSIHNDFDQYSPAQNEGGQLNGGQAWYRTQFYLEEDASLVSVRLLFDGVYMNAQVYINGQVLGYYPSGYTPFSYDITPYLRNDGTANQLAVFVENQQPSSRWYSGSGIYREVKLLITDSVHLDLYGIKIESPKLKEQRQSWVETQLTSKVSNDGPQSVSVYLEQSIWYDGQQVSDWQVTDSVMIESGEKHHFKQAISIFQPLLWDIDQPYLYQLKTHLYKNGILVDEEEETFGYRYMDWQADKGFFLNGRWLKIHGVCLHHDYGALGSVENRSATERRLRQMKEMGVNAIRITHNPASSILLDVAAKMGLLIQEEAFDTWYGGKKEYDYGRFFEEEATHPEAKAGDFWSDYDLRTMIERGKNNPAIFMWSLGNEVSEANGDAHSLKTIKRLLERVKEVDDSRFVTMGMDQFRFGDGSGGHEKIADLLDVVGLNYSEDNIDGIRKRHPKWRLYGSETSSATRTRDSYFRPDKEWIGDNRRVRNFEQSDYGNDRVPWGKTATAAWIVDRNRLDYAGQFIWTGVDYIGEPTPWHNQNDTPVKSSYFGIVDTAGIPKNDYYFYQSQWLDADQHPMVHILPHWNWEIHKSYQQVVDKYGDIPVRVYSNAGSVELFLNGKSQGRKTFQEKWTSDGRKYQEGEGSDQLYLEWRLDYQPGELRAVVYDHQGQIVAEDRVVTAGKPAKIGLHAEKTKLEPDGQDLLYLYFDVLDKDGNWVPTASNQLHFEIEGPARIVGVDNGRQASRERYQAQKNGRFKRKAFHGRGVLLVQSLEQAGQVRVKASARGLEPASFNFLVGEAFACQPVKNQRLFEIRVDKQAGLQEGDSPAIGLYPQTVDNPVNKVGNSEVIWETSGSAHAIIKQGVLHCLSAGDLAIRAIYQGKTYQMHLQVAENTSLGQAVFVRPLRLYTAKGTYPQLPSSVLVDYESGSAKRVKVVWEAISEEDMASFHEFTVSGQLEGLDLKASAQVCVQGICAIEPERVWTLVKEAPHLPDRVKLVLSDGRRDTAKVTWDELEPQVYAQVGESVLTGQVAGCELPATVTIHVTDASVDGEVISNQWTGSNLPLVFASHSEPNHSASYLNDKVIARKKSTANTWIAKSEQASVGILFGDAGILKPRFVDNVTLYYVENQEYVAVDPTHIDYYVGNEPALPRTPNHLDKDSLLKQEENWRPVSAIQKVSSDKDEELRFEFDKVETYALRLRFEGLASPLALTELQVHDKKVKKSVDRK, via the coding sequence ATGAGAAGAGAAGAAGTTTTACGAAATCACTGGTTTTTTAGCCAAGAGGTGGGGAAGGAAGAGGCCTTGGCGTCGGATTTTCAGAGGGAAAATTGGCAGGCTATTCAAGTGCCACACGACTGGAGTATTCACAATGATTTTGACCAGTATTCGCCAGCGCAAAATGAGGGTGGTCAGCTAAATGGGGGTCAGGCCTGGTATCGGACACAGTTTTACTTGGAAGAAGATGCCAGTCTTGTATCGGTGCGTTTGTTGTTTGATGGAGTTTACATGAATGCCCAAGTCTATATCAACGGGCAAGTGCTGGGCTATTATCCCAGTGGCTATACGCCCTTTTCTTATGATATCACGCCTTATCTAAGAAATGATGGGACGGCCAACCAGCTTGCGGTTTTTGTGGAAAATCAGCAACCTAGCAGTCGTTGGTACTCTGGTAGCGGTATTTACCGAGAAGTAAAATTATTGATTACAGATTCGGTGCATCTGGATTTATATGGGATTAAGATAGAAAGTCCCAAGCTAAAGGAACAAAGGCAATCTTGGGTGGAAACCCAGCTTACAAGTAAGGTTTCAAATGATGGACCTCAGTCCGTGTCGGTGTATTTGGAGCAGAGTATCTGGTATGATGGACAACAGGTTTCAGACTGGCAGGTGACAGACTCTGTAATGATTGAGTCTGGGGAAAAACATCATTTCAAGCAAGCAATATCAATTTTCCAACCTTTGCTTTGGGATATTGATCAACCTTACCTTTACCAATTGAAGACTCACCTCTACAAAAATGGCATTTTGGTTGATGAAGAAGAGGAGACCTTTGGTTATCGTTATATGGATTGGCAAGCGGATAAGGGTTTCTTTCTCAATGGTCGCTGGTTGAAGATTCATGGGGTTTGTTTACACCATGACTACGGAGCGCTGGGATCTGTGGAAAACAGGTCAGCTACCGAGAGACGCCTGCGCCAAATGAAGGAAATGGGAGTCAACGCTATCCGAATAACACACAATCCAGCCAGTAGCATCTTGCTAGATGTGGCTGCCAAAATGGGCCTACTCATTCAAGAAGAAGCCTTTGATACTTGGTATGGAGGCAAGAAAGAGTATGACTATGGTCGCTTTTTTGAGGAAGAAGCAACTCATCCAGAAGCAAAAGCAGGTGATTTCTGGTCAGATTATGATTTGCGCACTATGATTGAGCGTGGCAAGAATAATCCAGCGATTTTTATGTGGTCCTTAGGAAATGAAGTCAGCGAAGCAAATGGCGATGCTCATTCATTGAAGACTATCAAACGCTTGCTAGAAAGGGTAAAGGAAGTGGATGATAGTCGTTTTGTGACCATGGGAATGGACCAGTTCCGCTTTGGAGATGGTTCTGGAGGTCATGAAAAGATTGCTGATTTGCTGGATGTGGTGGGTTTGAATTACTCGGAAGATAATATTGATGGAATTCGCAAAAGACATCCCAAGTGGCGACTTTACGGGTCTGAAACCTCATCGGCTACACGGACGCGTGATAGCTATTTTCGCCCAGATAAGGAATGGATTGGGGATAATCGCCGCGTGCGGAATTTTGAACAGTCAGACTATGGTAATGATCGGGTTCCTTGGGGGAAGACGGCGACGGCTGCTTGGATAGTAGATCGAAATCGGTTAGACTATGCGGGTCAGTTTATCTGGACAGGAGTGGACTATATCGGTGAGCCGACTCCTTGGCACAACCAAAATGACACACCTGTCAAGAGTTCCTATTTTGGGATCGTGGATACGGCGGGGATTCCTAAAAATGACTATTATTTCTATCAAAGTCAGTGGTTGGATGCAGATCAGCATCCCATGGTTCATATCTTACCTCACTGGAATTGGGAAATCCACAAGAGTTATCAACAAGTTGTGGATAAGTATGGGGATATCCCTGTTCGAGTGTATTCAAATGCTGGTTCAGTAGAACTATTTCTCAATGGAAAATCTCAAGGCAGGAAGACTTTTCAGGAAAAATGGACTTCAGATGGTAGAAAATACCAAGAGGGAGAAGGTTCTGATCAACTCTATCTCGAATGGCGTTTGGATTATCAACCAGGAGAATTGCGTGCTGTGGTCTATGACCATCAAGGTCAGATTGTGGCAGAAGATAGGGTGGTGACTGCAGGTAAGCCAGCCAAAATCGGGTTACATGCTGAGAAAACAAAACTGGAGCCAGATGGGCAAGACCTCCTTTATCTCTATTTTGATGTATTGGACAAGGATGGAAATTGGGTGCCGACGGCTTCCAATCAGCTTCATTTTGAAATTGAAGGCCCTGCTCGTATTGTAGGAGTGGATAATGGAAGGCAGGCTAGTCGTGAACGTTACCAGGCTCAGAAAAATGGTCGGTTTAAGAGGAAAGCCTTTCATGGTAGAGGTGTCCTCTTAGTTCAGAGCTTGGAGCAGGCAGGCCAAGTAAGAGTAAAGGCCAGTGCCAGAGGGCTAGAGCCAGCAAGTTTTAATTTCTTAGTGGGAGAGGCTTTTGCTTGCCAGCCAGTGAAAAATCAACGCTTGTTTGAGATTCGAGTGGACAAGCAGGCAGGCTTGCAAGAAGGAGATTCCCCAGCCATTGGACTTTATCCACAAACTGTGGATAACCCTGTGAACAAGGTGGGGAATAGTGAAGTGATTTGGGAGACGAGTGGTAGTGCCCACGCCATTATCAAGCAGGGAGTGCTTCATTGCTTGTCTGCAGGTGACTTGGCTATCCGCGCCATTTATCAAGGGAAGACCTATCAAATGCACCTGCAGGTCGCAGAAAATACCTCGCTAGGGCAGGCAGTTTTTGTACGACCACTTCGCTTGTATACAGCTAAGGGAACTTATCCACAGCTGCCATCTTCAGTTTTGGTGGACTATGAGTCTGGTAGTGCAAAACGAGTCAAGGTTGTTTGGGAGGCAATCTCCGAAGAAGATATGGCAAGCTTTCATGAGTTTACGGTATCTGGCCAGCTAGAGGGTTTGGATTTAAAGGCTTCTGCTCAGGTTTGTGTTCAAGGGATTTGCGCTATTGAGCCTGAAAGGGTTTGGACGCTTGTCAAGGAAGCCCCACACTTACCAGACCGAGTCAAGCTAGTCTTATCAGATGGCAGAAGAGATACGGCCAAGGTGACTTGGGATGAACTTGAACCTCAAGTCTATGCTCAGGTAGGAGAAAGTGTGCTCACAGGACAAGTAGCGGGCTGTGAGTTACCAGCAACAGTCACCATTCATGTGACAGATGCCAGTGTAGATGGTGAAGTCATTTCCAATCAGTGGACAGGGTCCAATCTGCCTCTGGTCTTTGCTTCTCACTCAGAGCCTAATCATTCAGCATCTTACCTCAATGATAAGGTCATTGCTCGGAAGAAATCGACAGCCAATACTTGGATTGCCAAGTCAGAGCAAGCTAGCGTCGGTATTCTGTTTGGAGATGCAGGGATTTTAAAACCGCGATTTGTGGATAACGTGACCTTGTATTATGTCGAAAATCAAGAATACGTGGCGGTGGATCCTACCCATATCGATTATTATGTAGGGAATGAGCCTGCCTTGCCTCGGACTCCAAATCATTTGGATAAGGATTCTCTGCTCAAGCAAGAGGAGAATTGGCGCCCTGTATCAGCTATCCAAAAAGTTTCAAGCGACAAGGATGAAGAGCTTCGTTTTGAATTTGACAAGGTGGAGACCTATGCCCTTCGTCTTCGATTTGAAGGCTTGGCAAGCCCTCTAGCGTTAACAGAATTGCAAGTGCATGACAAAAAAGTGAAGAAAAGTGTAGATAGGAAGTAG
- a CDS encoding SPFH domain-containing protein has product MIFVVVCVLLLVIVTLSTVYVVRQQSVAIIERFGKYQKVANSGIHIRLPFGIDSIAARIQLRLLQSDIVVETKTKDNVFVMMNVATQYRVNEQSVTDAYYKLMRPESQIKSYIEDALRSSVPKLTLDELFEKKDEIALEVQHQVAEEMTTYGYIIVKTLITKVEPDAEVKQSMNEINAAQRKRVAAQELAEADKIKIVTAAEAEAEKDRLHGVGIAQQRKAIVDGLAESITELKEANVGMTEEQIMSILLTNQYLDTLNTFASKGNQTIFLPNTPNGVDDIRTQILSALRAEKK; this is encoded by the coding sequence ATGATTTTTGTGGTGGTTTGTGTGCTCCTATTGGTGATAGTCACACTGAGTACAGTTTATGTGGTTCGTCAACAGTCGGTGGCGATTATTGAACGCTTTGGGAAATACCAAAAGGTTGCCAATAGCGGTATTCACATCCGCTTGCCTTTTGGGATTGACTCGATTGCAGCGCGGATTCAGTTGCGCTTGTTGCAAAGCGATATTGTGGTTGAGACTAAGACCAAGGACAATGTGTTCGTTATGATGAATGTAGCGACTCAGTACCGTGTCAACGAGCAGAGCGTGACAGATGCTTACTATAAACTCATGCGTCCAGAATCTCAGATTAAATCTTATATCGAAGATGCTCTTCGCTCTTCTGTTCCCAAATTAACCTTGGATGAATTGTTTGAGAAAAAAGATGAGATTGCCCTCGAAGTTCAACACCAAGTGGCGGAAGAAATGACTACTTACGGTTATATTATCGTGAAAACCTTGATTACCAAGGTCGAACCAGATGCAGAAGTTAAGCAATCCATGAATGAAATCAATGCGGCGCAACGTAAGCGGGTCGCAGCGCAAGAATTGGCTGAAGCCGACAAGATTAAAATCGTCACTGCAGCTGAAGCCGAAGCAGAGAAAGACCGCCTTCATGGTGTGGGGATTGCCCAACAGCGTAAGGCGATTGTGGATGGATTGGCAGAGTCTATCACCGAACTCAAGGAAGCCAATGTTGGCATGACAGAAGAACAAATCATGTCCATACTCTTGACCAACCAGTATTTGGATACCTTGAATACCTTTGCCTCTAAAGGAAATCAAACTATCTTTTTACCAAATACGCCAAATGGTGTGGATGATATCCGTACACAAATCTTGTCAGCCCTCCGTGCTGAGAAGAAATAA
- the adcA gene encoding zinc ABC transporter substrate-binding lipoprotein AdcA, with amino-acid sequence MKKISLLFASLCALFLVACSNQKQADGKLNIVTTFYPVYEFTKQVAGDTANVELLIGAGTEPHEYEPSAKAVAKIQDADTFVYENENMETWVPKLLDTLDKKKVKTIKATGDMLLLPGSEEEEGDHDHGEEGHHHEYDPHVWLSPVRAIKLVEHIRDSLSADYPDKKETFEKNAAAYIEKLQALDKAYAEGLSQAKQKSFVTQHAAFNYLALDYGLKQVSISGLSPDAEPSAARLAELTEYVKKNKIAYIYFEENASQALANTLSKEAGVKTDVLNPLESLTEEDTKAGENYISIMEKNLKALKQTTDQEGPAIEPEKAEDTKTVQNGYFEDAAVKDRTLSDYAGNWQSVYPFLEDGTFDQVFDYKAKLTGKMTQAEYKAYYTKGYQTDVTKINITDNTMEFVQGGQSKKFTYKYVGKKILTYKKGNRGVRFLFEATDADAGQFKYVQFSDHNIAPVKAEHFHIFFGGTSQEALFEEMDNWPTYYPDNLSGQEIAQEMLAH; translated from the coding sequence GTGAAAAAAATTAGCTTATTGTTTGCCAGTCTATGTGCCTTGTTTTTAGTGGCTTGTTCCAATCAAAAGCAGGCAGATGGCAAACTAAATATTGTGACAACCTTTTACCCTGTCTATGAATTTACCAAGCAAGTCGCAGGAGATACTGCTAATGTAGAACTCCTCATCGGTGCTGGGACAGAACCCCATGAATATGAACCGTCTGCCAAGGCAGTTGCCAAAATCCAAGATGCAGATACCTTCGTTTATGAAAATGAAAACATGGAAACATGGGTCCCTAAATTGCTAGATACCTTGGATAAGAAAAAGGTCAAAACCATCAAGGCGACAGGCGATATGTTGCTCTTACCAGGTAGCGAGGAAGAAGAGGGAGACCATGACCATGGAGAAGAAGGACATCACCATGAGTACGATCCCCATGTTTGGTTATCACCGGTTCGTGCCATTAAACTTGTAGAGCACATCCGTGATAGCTTGTCAGCAGATTATCCGGATAAAAAGGAGACCTTTGAGAAGAATGCTGCTGCCTATATCGAAAAATTACAAGCTTTGGATAAGGCTTATGCAGAAGGCTTGTCTCAAGCTAAACAAAAGAGCTTTGTGACTCAACACGCAGCCTTTAACTACCTTGCCTTGGACTATGGTCTCAAGCAAGTATCAATCTCAGGTCTTTCTCCAGATGCAGAACCATCAGCTGCTCGTTTGGCAGAATTGACAGAGTATGTCAAGAAAAATAAAATCGCCTATATCTACTTTGAGGAGAATGCTTCACAAGCCCTTGCTAATACACTTTCAAAAGAGGCAGGTGTCAAAACAGATGTCCTTAATCCTTTAGAAAGTCTGACAGAAGAGGACACCAAGGCTGGAGAAAATTACATCTCTATCATGGAGAAAAACCTCAAGGCTCTGAAACAAACAACGGACCAAGAAGGCCCAGCAATCGAGCCTGAAAAAGCAGAGGATACCAAGACAGTTCAAAATGGTTACTTTGAAGATGCAGCTGTCAAGGACCGCACCTTGAGTGACTATGCAGGTAATTGGCAATCAGTTTATCCTTTCCTTGAAGATGGCACGTTTGATCAAGTCTTTGACTACAAGGCTAAGTTGACTGGTAAGATGACTCAGGCTGAGTACAAGGCTTACTATACAAAGGGCTATCAGACAGATGTGACTAAGATTAATATCACTGATAACACTATGGAATTTGTTCAAGGTGGACAAAGTAAGAAATTCACCTACAAGTATGTTGGTAAGAAAATCTTAACTTACAAGAAAGGTAATCGTGGCGTGCGCTTCCTCTTTGAAGCCACAGATGCTGATGCTGGACAGTTCAAGTATGTTCAGTTTAGTGACCACAATATCGCCCCAGTTAAGGCAGAACATTTCCATATCTTCTTTGGAGGCACAAGCCAAGAAGCTCTCTTTGAAGAAATGGATAACTGGCCAACCTACTACCCAGATAATCTATCTGGACAAGAAATCGCCCAAGAAATGTTGGCGCATTGA
- a CDS encoding metal ABC transporter permease, giving the protein MLSLLSYDFMQRAFLAVIAMSLFSPVLGTFLILRRQSLMSDTLSHVSLSGVAFGLVLGISPTISTIAIVLIAAVFLEYLRTVYKSFMEIGTAILMSTGLAVSLIVMSKGKSSSSMSLDQYLFGSIVTISEEQVISLFVIAAVVLILTFLFLRPMYILTFDEDTAFVDGLPVRTMSILFNMVTGVAIALMIPAAGALLVSTIMVLPASIALRLGKNFKSVMLLASAIGFLGMVAGLYISYYAETPASASITIIFVTVFLLISLVRRFIK; this is encoded by the coding sequence ATGCTTAGTTTGTTATCTTATGACTTTATGCAACGTGCCTTTCTGGCCGTTATTGCCATGAGTCTTTTCTCGCCGGTATTGGGGACCTTCCTTATCTTGCGTCGTCAGAGTTTGATGAGTGATACCCTCAGCCACGTCTCGCTTTCGGGTGTAGCTTTTGGTTTGGTTCTGGGGATTTCTCCGACTATTTCCACTATTGCCATTGTTTTGATTGCGGCAGTCTTCCTGGAGTATCTCCGTACGGTTTACAAGAGCTTTATGGAAATCGGGACAGCTATCCTCATGTCAACGGGTCTGGCTGTTTCTCTGATTGTCATGAGCAAGGGTAAAAGCTCTAGCTCAATGAGTTTGGACCAGTATCTTTTTGGTTCAATCGTGACTATCAGTGAAGAGCAGGTTATTTCCCTCTTTGTCATTGCGGCGGTTGTTTTGATTTTGACCTTCCTCTTCCTTCGTCCGATGTATATCTTGACCTTTGATGAGGATACGGCCTTTGTGGATGGCTTGCCAGTTCGTACCATGTCCATTCTTTTTAACATGGTGACGGGGGTGGCCATTGCCCTTATGATTCCAGCTGCGGGAGCTCTTCTGGTATCGACCATTATGGTCTTGCCAGCCAGTATTGCCCTGCGTCTAGGGAAAAACTTTAAATCGGTTATGCTGCTTGCCAGTGCTATTGGATTTTTGGGAATGGTAGCAGGACTTTACATTTCCTACTATGCAGAAACACCTGCAAGTGCAAGTATTACCATTATTTTTGTAACTGTCTTTTTACTCATTAGTTTAGTAAGACGTTTTATCAAATAG